The proteins below are encoded in one region of Phycisphaerales bacterium:
- the queF gene encoding preQ(1) synthase, producing MPDPSLLEAFPTPTDTPFVIEHVADEFTSTCPKTGHPDFGTVTVRFEPRPARAGGTCVELKSLKLYFQSFRNEGIFYEGVTNRIRDDLARLMNPTWLLIRTDWKGRGGIRSTIRAEHGDVPSIWKA from the coding sequence ATGCCCGACCCCAGCCTCCTCGAAGCCTTCCCAACCCCCACCGACACCCCCTTCGTCATCGAGCACGTCGCCGACGAGTTCACCTCCACCTGCCCCAAGACCGGGCACCCCGACTTCGGCACCGTCACCGTCCGCTTCGAGCCCCGCCCCGCCCGCGCGGGGGGCACCTGCGTCGAACTCAAGAGCCTCAAGCTCTACTTCCAGTCCTTCCGCAACGAGGGCATCTTCTACGAAGGCGTCACCAACCGCATCCGCGACGACCTCGCCCGCCTCATGAACCCCACCTGGCTCCTCATCCGCACCGACTGGAAAGGCCGCGGCGGCATCCGCTCCACCATCCGGGCCGAGCACGGCGACGTCCCTTCCATCTGGAAGGCTTGA